A stretch of Hemicordylus capensis ecotype Gifberg chromosome 9, rHemCap1.1.pri, whole genome shotgun sequence DNA encodes these proteins:
- the ZDHHC1 gene encoding palmitoyltransferase ZDHHC1: protein MNICNKPPNKTAPEKSNEATLEVQSQHPRRNGWSWPPHPFQFVAWLLYLFFALVGFGVLVPLLPVHWIPAGYICPGVFFLCHLIVHLTAVSIDPADDSVRVKNYQGPPAAFSRSHHAHVIENRHCHICEVNVSSRSKHCGTCNKCVCGFDHHCMWLNNCVGERNYWLFLNSVISAIVGLLLILLIAFYVFVEFFLNPMRLRTDQHFEGLKNQTDVWFVFLPAAPIETQAAAILALAGVVILLGLLTLFLLSHLLIFHIYLMWHRMTTYEYIVQQRPPQEMKESDKQVESCPPKVKSQEMQFYAGSLGYTNPEIQVEDPSGLASGKDLTKFCIRGEGTDSKLILSPELSEVQTGAPPQKKKKKKKKKKKLHKVPSSVAEEGSKETPAPWSSLPGLQPELPAVAAASSTSSSSSLRLPIPAFPPKALAPTNSSSPIQAAGPPADYHSESAESMEEIPVAQTRLGSSAPSGASKSSTRHLPFPAAAGRKHQNAGHKADQKSSPSAAEPWEEELELSPKIPAVFVSQSSGEPPVPNSWSGKTPLEPPHRKCSSKRHTDHPDCYTWDSSTGSTAA from the exons ATGAACATCTGCAATAAACCACCTAATAAGACAGCACCCGAGAAGAGTAATGAAGCGACTCTTGAGGTCCAGTCCCAGCATCCCCGGAGAAACGGCTGGAGCTGGCCTCCTCATCCATTCCAGTTTGTTGCCTGGCTGTTATACCTCTTCTTTGCCCTGGTCGGCTTTGGTGTCCTTGTGCCACTCTTGCCTGTTCACTGGATCCCTGCTGGGTATATT TGTCCTGGCGTGTTCTTTCTCTGCCACCTCATAGTTCATCTCACAGCAGTCTCCATTGATCCAGCTGATGACAGTGTGCGTGTGAAGAATTACCAGGGGCCGCCCGCTGCCTTCAGTCGTAGCCACCACGCTCACGTTATCGAGAACCGCCACTGTCACATCTGTGAGGTCAACGT GAGCTCCAGATCAAAGCACTGTGGGACCtgcaacaagtgtgtgtgtggatttgatCACCACTGCATGTGGCTTAACAACTGTGTGGGGGAGAGGAATTACTG GCTGTTCCTGAACAGCGTGATCTCTGCCATTGTGGGCCTTCTCCTAATCCTGCTCATAGCTTTCTATGTCTTTGTGGAGTTCTTCCTCAATCCCATGAGGCTGCGCACTGACCAGCACTTTGAAG GTCTAAAGAACCAGACAGATGTGTGGTTTGTGTTCCTTCCCGCTGCTCCGATTGAGACGcaggcagctgccatcttggcTTTAGCTGGCGTGGTAATCCTGCTCGGTCTGCTGACGTTGTTCCTGCTGAGTCACCTGCTGATCTTCCACATTTATCTGA TGTGGCACCGAATGACAACCTATGAATATATTGTACAGCAGCgtccccctcaggagatgaaggaGTCTGACAAGCAGGTGGAATCATGTCCTCCCAAAGTGAAGTCTCAG GAAATGCAGTTTTATGCTGGTAGTCTTGGATATACCAATCCAGAAATTCAGGTGGAGGACCCTTCAGGCTTAGCATCGGGGAAAGA CCTCACCAAATTCTGCATCCGCGGCGAAGGCACCGACTCCAAGCTCATTCTGTCCCCTGAACTCTCAGAGGTGCAGACCGGAGCCCCGCCACAG aagaagaagaaaaagaagaagaagaagaagaagttgcatAAGGTTCCCTCTTCTGTGGCAGAGGAAGGGTCCAAGGAAACTCCTGCCCCCTGGTCCTCGCTTCCAGGTCTGCAGCCAG AATTGCCAGCCGTGGCTGCCGCTTCCTCAACCTCCTCGTCCTCCAGCCTCCGCCTCCCCATACCAGCTTTCCCTCCCAAAGCCCTCGCGCCCACCAACAGCAGCAGCCCGATCCAGGCCGCGGGGCCGCCCGCCGACTACCATTCGGAGTCGGCGGAGTCCATGGAGGAGATTCCCGTGGCTCAGACGCGGCTGGGCAGCAGCGCCCCAAGTGGAGCTTCTAAGAGCAGCACTCGGCATCTTCCTTTCCCCGCCGCGGCAGGGAGAAAGCACCAGAACGCTGGGCACAAAGCGGACCAAAAGAGCAGCCCGTCGGCTGCGGAGCCgtgggaggaggagctggaaCTGTCGCCCAAGATCCCCGCTGTGTTTGTGAGCCAAAGCAGCGGGGAGCCCCCCGTCCCCAACTCCTGGTCCGGCAAAACACCCCTGGAGCCTCCTCACAGAAAGTGCTCCAGCAAGCGGCACACGGACCACCCGGACTGCTACACGTGGGACTCGAGCACCGGTTCAACTGCAGCCTAG